A region of Homo sapiens chromosome 17, GRCh38.p14 Primary Assembly DNA encodes the following proteins:
- the CNTROB gene encoding centrobin isoform X1 translates to MATSADSPSSPLGAEDLLSDSSEPPGLNQVSSEVTSQLYASLRLSRQAEATARAQLYLPSTSPPHEGLDGFAQELSRSLSVGLEKNLKKKDGSKHIFEMESVRGQLQTMLQTSRDTAYRDPLIPGAGSERREEDSFDSDSTATLLNTRPLQDLSPSSSAQALEELFPRYTSLRPGPPLNPPDFQGLRDALDSEHTRRKHCERHIQSLQTRVLELQQQLAVAVAADRKKDTMIEQLDKTLARVVEGWNRHEAERTEVLRGLQEEHQAAELTRSKQQETVTRLEQSLSEAMEALNREQESARLQQRERETLEEERQALTLRLEAEQQRCCVLQEERDAARAGQLSEHRELETLRAALEEERQTWAQQEHQLKEHYQALQEESQAQLEREKEKSQREAQAAWETQHQLALVQSEVRRLEGELDTARRERDALQLEMSLVQARYESQRIQLESELAVQLEQRVTERLAQAQESSLRQAASLREHHRKQLQDLSGQHQQELASQLAQFKVEMAEREERQQQVAEDYELRLAREQARVCELQSGNQQLEEQRVELVERLQAMLQAHWDEANQLLSTTLPPPNPPAPPAGPSSPGPQEPEKEERRVWTMPPMAVALKPVLQQSREARDELPGAPPVLCSSSSDLSLLLGPSFQSQHSFQPLEPKPDLTSSTAGAFSALGAFHPDHRAERPFPEEDPGPDGEGLLKQGLPPAQLEGLKNFLHQLLETVPQNNENPSVDLLPPKSGPLTVPSWEEAPQVPRIPPPVHKTKVPLAMASSLFRVPEPPSSHSQGSGPSSGSPERGGDGLTFPRQLMEVSQLLRLYQARGWGALPAEDLLLYLKRLEHSGYKPGRKEEGFSGWKLDYGEWSGTDGRGDNVPRRNTDSRLGEIPRKEIPSQAVPRRLATAPKTEKPPARKKSGHPAPSSMRSRGGVWR, encoded by the exons ATGGCAACATCAGCTGACAGCCCCAGTTCACCCCTCGGGGCGGAGGATCTCCTGAGTGATTCATCAGAACCCCCTGGGCTCAACCAAGTGTCGTCTGAAGTGACCTCCCAGCTCTATGCTTCTTTGCGCCTCAGCCGGCAGGCGGAGGCCACGGCCCGAGCCCAGCTGTATTTACCCTCCACCTCCCCGCCTCATGAAGGGTTAGACGGCTTCGCCCAAGAATTGAGTCGAAGCTTGTCAGTCGGATTGGAAAAGAACTTGAAGAAAAAG GATGGTTCTAAGCATATCTTTGAGATGGAAAGTGTTCGGGGTCAGCTCCAGACCATGCTCCAAACCTCACGTGATACAGCCTATC GGGATCCTCTCATTCCTGGCGCTGGCTCAGAGAGACGGGAAGAGGACTCCTTTGACAGTGATAGCACAGCCACCTTGCTCAA CACCCGGCCCCTGCAAGACTTGTCTCCATCTAGCTCAGCCCAAGCCCTGGAGGAGCTGTTTCCCCGCTACACCAGCCTTCGGCCAGGGCCTCCACTCAATCCCCCAGATTTTCAGGGGCTGAGAGATGCATTGGATTCAGAGCATACCCGCCGCAAG CATTGTGAGCGCCATATTCAGAGCCTGCAGACCCGAGTGTTAGAGCTACAGCAACAATTAGCCGTGGCTGTGGCTGCCGACCGCAAGAAAGATACCATGATTGAACAACTGGACAAG ACCCTGGCCCGTGTGGTGGAGGGCTGGAACCGGCATGAGGCTGAGCGGACAGAGGTTCTCAGGGGACTTCAAGAGGAACACCAGGCAGCAGAGCTCACCAGAAGCaagcagcaggag ACAGTAACCCGCCTGGAACAAAGCCTTTCTGAGGCCATGGAGGCCCTGAATCGTGAGCAGGAAAGTGCCAGACTGCAGCAACGGGAAAGAGAGACACTG GAGGAGGAAAGGCAAGCTCTGACTCTGAGGTTGGAGGCAGAACAGCAGCGGTGCTGTGTCCTGCAGGAAGAGCGGGATGCAGCTCGggctgggcaactgagtgagcaTCGAGAGTTGGAGACTCTTCGGGCTGCCCTAGAAGAAGAACGGCAGACCTGGGCCCAGCAAGAGCACCAGCTTAAGGAACACTACCAGGCGCTGCAGGAGGAGAGCCAGGCTCAGCTGGAAAGGGAGAAG GAGAAGAGCCAGAGGGAAGCCCAGGCCGCCTGGGAGACCCAGCACCAGTTGGCATTGGTGCAGTCTGAGGTGCGGCGGCTGGAAGGAGAGCTGGATACAGCtcggagagagagagatgccctGCAGCTGGAAATGAGCTTGGTGCAg GCCCGGTATGAAAGCCAGCGGATCCAGCTGGAGTCGGAGCTGGCTGTGCAGCTGGAGCAGCGGGTGACAGAGCGGCTGGCGCAGGCTCAGGAGAGCAGCCTACGGCAAGCAGCCTCCCTCAGGGAACATCACAG GAAGCAGCTGCAGGACCTGAGTGGACAGCACCAGCAGGAGCTGGCCAGTCAGCTAGCTCAGTTCAAGGTGGAAATGGCAGAACGAGAGGAACGGCAACAGCAGGTGGCTGAGGACTACGAGCTCAG ACTGGCCCGGGAGCAAGCGCGAGTGTGCGAACTGCAGAGTGGGAACCAGCAGCTGGAGGAGCAGCGGGTGGAGCTGGTGGAAAGACTGCAGGCCATGCTGCAGGCCCACTGGGATGAGGCCAACCAGCTGCTCAGCACCACTCTCCCGCCGCCCAACCCTCCA GCTCCTCCTGCTGGACCCTCCAGCCCCGGGCCTCAGGAGCccgagaaggaggagaggagggtctGGACTATGCCTCCCATGGCCGTGGCCCTGAAGCCTGTATTGCAGCAGAGCCGGGAAGCAAGGGACGAGCTACCTGGAGCGCCTCCTGTTCTTTGCAGTTCCTCCTCAGATCTTAGCCTCCTGTTGGGCCCCTCTTTTCAGAGCCAGCATTCTTTCCAGCCCCTGGAGCCCAAACCAGACCTCACTTCATCCACAG CTGGGGCCTTCTCTGCACTTGGGGCCTTCCATCCCGATCATAGGGCAGAAAGGCCATTCCCTGAGGAAGATCCTGGACCTGACGGGGAGGGCCTCCTAAAGCAAGGGCTGCCGCCTGCTCAGCTGGAGGGCCTCAAGAATTTTTTGCACCAG TTGCTGGAGACAGTGCCCCAGAACAATGAGAACCCTTCTGTCGACCTGTTGCCCCCTAAGTCTG GTCCTCTGACTGTCCCATCTTGGGAGGAAGCCCCTCAAGTGCCACGTATTCCACCGCCTGTCCACAAAACCAAAGTTCCCTTAGCCATGGCATCCAGTCTTTTCCGGGTCCCTGagcctccctcctcccattcACAAGGCAGTGGTCCCAGCAGTGGTTCCCCAGAGAGAG GTGGAGATGGGCTTACATTCCCAAGGCAGCTGATGGAGGTGTCTCAACTGTTGCGACTCTACCAGGCTCGGGGCTGGGGGGCTCTGCCTGCTGAGGATCTCCTGCTCTACCTGAAGAGGCTGGAACACAGCGGGTACAAGcctgggaggaaggaggaaggattCTCCGGGTGGAAGCTGGATTATGGGGAGTGGAGTGG GACTGATGGCCGAGGGGATAATGTCCCCAGAAGGAACACAGACTCCCGCTTGGGTGAGATCCCCCGGAAAGAG
- the CNTROB gene encoding centrobin isoform X5, which yields MATSADSPSSPLGAEDLLSDSSEPPGLNQVSSEVTSQLYASLRLSRQAEATARAQLYLPSTSPPHEGLDGFAQELSRSLSVGLEKNLKKKDGSKHIFEMESVRGQLQTMLQTSRDTAYRDPLIPGAGSERREEDSFDSDSTATLLNTRPLQDLSPSSSAQALEELFPRYTSLRPGPPLNPPDFQGLRDALDSEHTRRKHCERHIQSLQTRVLELQQQLAVAVAADRKKDTMIEQLDKTLARVVEGWNRHEAERTEVLRGLQEEHQAAELTRSKQQETVTRLEQSLSEAMEALNREQESARLQQRERETLEEERQALTLRLEAEQQRCCVLQEERDAARAGQLSEHRELETLRAALEEERQTWAQQEHQLKEHYQALQEESQAQLEREKEKSQREAQAAWETQHQLALVQSEVRRLEGELDTARRERDALQLEMSLVQARYESQRIQLESELAVQLEQRVTERLAQAQESSLRQAASLREHHRKQLQDLSGQHQQELASQLAQFKVEMAEREERQQQVAEDYELRLAREQARVCELQSGNQQLEEQRVELVERLQAMLQAHWDEANQLLSTTLPPPNPPAPPAGPSSPGPQEPEKEERRVWTMPPMAVALKPVLQQSREARDELPGAPPVLCSSSSDLSLLLGPSFQSQHSFQPLEPKPDLTSSTAGAFSALGAFHPDHRAERPFPEEDPGPDGEGLLKQGLPPAQLEGLKNFLHQLLETVPQNNENPSVDLLPPKSGPLTVPSWEEAPQVPRIPPPVHKTKVPLAMASSLFRVPEPPSSHSQGSGPSSGSPERGGDGLTFPRQLMEVSQLLRLYQARGWGALPAEDLLLYLKRLEHSGFPPRLSLAALLQPPRLKNLPHGRKVGTLPRVA from the exons ATGGCAACATCAGCTGACAGCCCCAGTTCACCCCTCGGGGCGGAGGATCTCCTGAGTGATTCATCAGAACCCCCTGGGCTCAACCAAGTGTCGTCTGAAGTGACCTCCCAGCTCTATGCTTCTTTGCGCCTCAGCCGGCAGGCGGAGGCCACGGCCCGAGCCCAGCTGTATTTACCCTCCACCTCCCCGCCTCATGAAGGGTTAGACGGCTTCGCCCAAGAATTGAGTCGAAGCTTGTCAGTCGGATTGGAAAAGAACTTGAAGAAAAAG GATGGTTCTAAGCATATCTTTGAGATGGAAAGTGTTCGGGGTCAGCTCCAGACCATGCTCCAAACCTCACGTGATACAGCCTATC GGGATCCTCTCATTCCTGGCGCTGGCTCAGAGAGACGGGAAGAGGACTCCTTTGACAGTGATAGCACAGCCACCTTGCTCAA CACCCGGCCCCTGCAAGACTTGTCTCCATCTAGCTCAGCCCAAGCCCTGGAGGAGCTGTTTCCCCGCTACACCAGCCTTCGGCCAGGGCCTCCACTCAATCCCCCAGATTTTCAGGGGCTGAGAGATGCATTGGATTCAGAGCATACCCGCCGCAAG CATTGTGAGCGCCATATTCAGAGCCTGCAGACCCGAGTGTTAGAGCTACAGCAACAATTAGCCGTGGCTGTGGCTGCCGACCGCAAGAAAGATACCATGATTGAACAACTGGACAAG ACCCTGGCCCGTGTGGTGGAGGGCTGGAACCGGCATGAGGCTGAGCGGACAGAGGTTCTCAGGGGACTTCAAGAGGAACACCAGGCAGCAGAGCTCACCAGAAGCaagcagcaggag ACAGTAACCCGCCTGGAACAAAGCCTTTCTGAGGCCATGGAGGCCCTGAATCGTGAGCAGGAAAGTGCCAGACTGCAGCAACGGGAAAGAGAGACACTG GAGGAGGAAAGGCAAGCTCTGACTCTGAGGTTGGAGGCAGAACAGCAGCGGTGCTGTGTCCTGCAGGAAGAGCGGGATGCAGCTCGggctgggcaactgagtgagcaTCGAGAGTTGGAGACTCTTCGGGCTGCCCTAGAAGAAGAACGGCAGACCTGGGCCCAGCAAGAGCACCAGCTTAAGGAACACTACCAGGCGCTGCAGGAGGAGAGCCAGGCTCAGCTGGAAAGGGAGAAG GAGAAGAGCCAGAGGGAAGCCCAGGCCGCCTGGGAGACCCAGCACCAGTTGGCATTGGTGCAGTCTGAGGTGCGGCGGCTGGAAGGAGAGCTGGATACAGCtcggagagagagagatgccctGCAGCTGGAAATGAGCTTGGTGCAg GCCCGGTATGAAAGCCAGCGGATCCAGCTGGAGTCGGAGCTGGCTGTGCAGCTGGAGCAGCGGGTGACAGAGCGGCTGGCGCAGGCTCAGGAGAGCAGCCTACGGCAAGCAGCCTCCCTCAGGGAACATCACAG GAAGCAGCTGCAGGACCTGAGTGGACAGCACCAGCAGGAGCTGGCCAGTCAGCTAGCTCAGTTCAAGGTGGAAATGGCAGAACGAGAGGAACGGCAACAGCAGGTGGCTGAGGACTACGAGCTCAG ACTGGCCCGGGAGCAAGCGCGAGTGTGCGAACTGCAGAGTGGGAACCAGCAGCTGGAGGAGCAGCGGGTGGAGCTGGTGGAAAGACTGCAGGCCATGCTGCAGGCCCACTGGGATGAGGCCAACCAGCTGCTCAGCACCACTCTCCCGCCGCCCAACCCTCCA GCTCCTCCTGCTGGACCCTCCAGCCCCGGGCCTCAGGAGCccgagaaggaggagaggagggtctGGACTATGCCTCCCATGGCCGTGGCCCTGAAGCCTGTATTGCAGCAGAGCCGGGAAGCAAGGGACGAGCTACCTGGAGCGCCTCCTGTTCTTTGCAGTTCCTCCTCAGATCTTAGCCTCCTGTTGGGCCCCTCTTTTCAGAGCCAGCATTCTTTCCAGCCCCTGGAGCCCAAACCAGACCTCACTTCATCCACAG CTGGGGCCTTCTCTGCACTTGGGGCCTTCCATCCCGATCATAGGGCAGAAAGGCCATTCCCTGAGGAAGATCCTGGACCTGACGGGGAGGGCCTCCTAAAGCAAGGGCTGCCGCCTGCTCAGCTGGAGGGCCTCAAGAATTTTTTGCACCAG TTGCTGGAGACAGTGCCCCAGAACAATGAGAACCCTTCTGTCGACCTGTTGCCCCCTAAGTCTG GTCCTCTGACTGTCCCATCTTGGGAGGAAGCCCCTCAAGTGCCACGTATTCCACCGCCTGTCCACAAAACCAAAGTTCCCTTAGCCATGGCATCCAGTCTTTTCCGGGTCCCTGagcctccctcctcccattcACAAGGCAGTGGTCCCAGCAGTGGTTCCCCAGAGAGAG GTGGAGATGGGCTTACATTCCCAAGGCAGCTGATGGAGGTGTCTCAACTGTTGCGACTCTACCAGGCTCGGGGCTGGGGGGCTCTGCCTGCTGAGGATCTCCTGCTCTACCTGAAGAGGCTGGAACACAGCGG
- the CNTROB gene encoding centrobin isoform delta (isoform delta is encoded by transcript variant 4) — MATSADSPSSPLGAEDLLSDSSEPPGLNQVSSEVTSQLYASLRLSRQAEATARAQLYLPSTSPPHEGLDGFAQELSRSLSVGLEKNLKKKDGSKHIFEMESVRGQLQTMLQTSRDTAYRDPLIPGAGSERREEDSFDSDSTATLLNTRPLQDLSPSSSAQALEELFPRYTSLRPGPPLNPPDFQGLRDALDSEHTRRKHCERHIQSLQTRVLELQQQLAVAVAADRKKDTMIEQLDKTLARVVEGWNRHEAERTEVLRGLQEEHQAAELTRSKQQETVTRLEQSLSEAMEALNREQESARLQQRERETLEEERQALTLRLEAEQQRCCVLQEERDAARAGQLSEHRELETLRAALEEERQTWAQQEHQLKEHYQALQEESQAQLEREKEKSQREAQAAWETQHQLALVQSEVRRLEGELDTARRERDALQLEMSLVQARYESQRIQLESELAVQLEQRVTERLAQAQESSLRQAASLREHHRKQLQDLSGQHQQELASQLAQFKVEMAEREERQQQVAEDYELRLAREQARVCELQSGNQQLEEQRVELVERLQAMLQAHWDEANQLLSTTLPPPNPPAPPAGPSSPGPQEPEKEERRVWTMPPMAVALKPVLQQSREARDELPGAPPVLCSSSSDLSLLLGPSFQSQHSFQPLEPKPDLTSSTAGAFSALGAFHPDHRAERPFPEEDPGPDGEGLLKQGLPPAQLEGLKNFLHQLLETVPQNNENPSVDLLPPKSGPLTVPSWEEAPQVPRIPPPVHKTKVPLAMASSLFRVPEPPSSHSQGSGPSSGSPERGGDGLTFPRQLMEVSQLLRLYQARGWGALPAEDLLLYLKRLEHSGTDGRGDNVPRRNTDSRLDSLPGCPSPPCYSPQD, encoded by the exons ATGGCAACATCAGCTGACAGCCCCAGTTCACCCCTCGGGGCGGAGGATCTCCTGAGTGATTCATCAGAACCCCCTGGGCTCAACCAAGTGTCGTCTGAAGTGACCTCCCAGCTCTATGCTTCTTTGCGCCTCAGCCGGCAGGCGGAGGCCACGGCCCGAGCCCAGCTGTATTTACCCTCCACCTCCCCGCCTCATGAAGGGTTAGACGGCTTCGCCCAAGAATTGAGTCGAAGCTTGTCAGTCGGATTGGAAAAGAACTTGAAGAAAAAG GATGGTTCTAAGCATATCTTTGAGATGGAAAGTGTTCGGGGTCAGCTCCAGACCATGCTCCAAACCTCACGTGATACAGCCTATC GGGATCCTCTCATTCCTGGCGCTGGCTCAGAGAGACGGGAAGAGGACTCCTTTGACAGTGATAGCACAGCCACCTTGCTCAA CACCCGGCCCCTGCAAGACTTGTCTCCATCTAGCTCAGCCCAAGCCCTGGAGGAGCTGTTTCCCCGCTACACCAGCCTTCGGCCAGGGCCTCCACTCAATCCCCCAGATTTTCAGGGGCTGAGAGATGCATTGGATTCAGAGCATACCCGCCGCAAG CATTGTGAGCGCCATATTCAGAGCCTGCAGACCCGAGTGTTAGAGCTACAGCAACAATTAGCCGTGGCTGTGGCTGCCGACCGCAAGAAAGATACCATGATTGAACAACTGGACAAG ACCCTGGCCCGTGTGGTGGAGGGCTGGAACCGGCATGAGGCTGAGCGGACAGAGGTTCTCAGGGGACTTCAAGAGGAACACCAGGCAGCAGAGCTCACCAGAAGCaagcagcaggag ACAGTAACCCGCCTGGAACAAAGCCTTTCTGAGGCCATGGAGGCCCTGAATCGTGAGCAGGAAAGTGCCAGACTGCAGCAACGGGAAAGAGAGACACTG GAGGAGGAAAGGCAAGCTCTGACTCTGAGGTTGGAGGCAGAACAGCAGCGGTGCTGTGTCCTGCAGGAAGAGCGGGATGCAGCTCGggctgggcaactgagtgagcaTCGAGAGTTGGAGACTCTTCGGGCTGCCCTAGAAGAAGAACGGCAGACCTGGGCCCAGCAAGAGCACCAGCTTAAGGAACACTACCAGGCGCTGCAGGAGGAGAGCCAGGCTCAGCTGGAAAGGGAGAAG GAGAAGAGCCAGAGGGAAGCCCAGGCCGCCTGGGAGACCCAGCACCAGTTGGCATTGGTGCAGTCTGAGGTGCGGCGGCTGGAAGGAGAGCTGGATACAGCtcggagagagagagatgccctGCAGCTGGAAATGAGCTTGGTGCAg GCCCGGTATGAAAGCCAGCGGATCCAGCTGGAGTCGGAGCTGGCTGTGCAGCTGGAGCAGCGGGTGACAGAGCGGCTGGCGCAGGCTCAGGAGAGCAGCCTACGGCAAGCAGCCTCCCTCAGGGAACATCACAG GAAGCAGCTGCAGGACCTGAGTGGACAGCACCAGCAGGAGCTGGCCAGTCAGCTAGCTCAGTTCAAGGTGGAAATGGCAGAACGAGAGGAACGGCAACAGCAGGTGGCTGAGGACTACGAGCTCAG ACTGGCCCGGGAGCAAGCGCGAGTGTGCGAACTGCAGAGTGGGAACCAGCAGCTGGAGGAGCAGCGGGTGGAGCTGGTGGAAAGACTGCAGGCCATGCTGCAGGCCCACTGGGATGAGGCCAACCAGCTGCTCAGCACCACTCTCCCGCCGCCCAACCCTCCA GCTCCTCCTGCTGGACCCTCCAGCCCCGGGCCTCAGGAGCccgagaaggaggagaggagggtctGGACTATGCCTCCCATGGCCGTGGCCCTGAAGCCTGTATTGCAGCAGAGCCGGGAAGCAAGGGACGAGCTACCTGGAGCGCCTCCTGTTCTTTGCAGTTCCTCCTCAGATCTTAGCCTCCTGTTGGGCCCCTCTTTTCAGAGCCAGCATTCTTTCCAGCCCCTGGAGCCCAAACCAGACCTCACTTCATCCACAG CTGGGGCCTTCTCTGCACTTGGGGCCTTCCATCCCGATCATAGGGCAGAAAGGCCATTCCCTGAGGAAGATCCTGGACCTGACGGGGAGGGCCTCCTAAAGCAAGGGCTGCCGCCTGCTCAGCTGGAGGGCCTCAAGAATTTTTTGCACCAG TTGCTGGAGACAGTGCCCCAGAACAATGAGAACCCTTCTGTCGACCTGTTGCCCCCTAAGTCTG GTCCTCTGACTGTCCCATCTTGGGAGGAAGCCCCTCAAGTGCCACGTATTCCACCGCCTGTCCACAAAACCAAAGTTCCCTTAGCCATGGCATCCAGTCTTTTCCGGGTCCCTGagcctccctcctcccattcACAAGGCAGTGGTCCCAGCAGTGGTTCCCCAGAGAGAG GTGGAGATGGGCTTACATTCCCAAGGCAGCTGATGGAGGTGTCTCAACTGTTGCGACTCTACCAGGCTCGGGGCTGGGGGGCTCTGCCTGCTGAGGATCTCCTGCTCTACCTGAAGAGGCTGGAACACAGCGG GACTGATGGCCGAGGGGATAATGTCCCCAGAAGGAACACAGACTCCCGCTTGG
- the CNTROB gene encoding centrobin isoform alpha (isoform alpha is encoded by transcript variant 1): protein MATSADSPSSPLGAEDLLSDSSEPPGLNQVSSEVTSQLYASLRLSRQAEATARAQLYLPSTSPPHEGLDGFAQELSRSLSVGLEKNLKKKDGSKHIFEMESVRGQLQTMLQTSRDTAYRDPLIPGAGSERREEDSFDSDSTATLLNTRPLQDLSPSSSAQALEELFPRYTSLRPGPPLNPPDFQGLRDALDSEHTRRKHCERHIQSLQTRVLELQQQLAVAVAADRKKDTMIEQLDKTLARVVEGWNRHEAERTEVLRGLQEEHQAAELTRSKQQETVTRLEQSLSEAMEALNREQESARLQQRERETLEEERQALTLRLEAEQQRCCVLQEERDAARAGQLSEHRELETLRAALEEERQTWAQQEHQLKEHYQALQEESQAQLEREKEKSQREAQAAWETQHQLALVQSEVRRLEGELDTARRERDALQLEMSLVQARYESQRIQLESELAVQLEQRVTERLAQAQESSLRQAASLREHHRKQLQDLSGQHQQELASQLAQFKVEMAEREERQQQVAEDYELRLAREQARVCELQSGNQQLEEQRVELVERLQAMLQAHWDEANQLLSTTLPPPNPPAPPAGPSSPGPQEPEKEERRVWTMPPMAVALKPVLQQSREARDELPGAPPVLCSSSSDLSLLLGPSFQSQHSFQPLEPKPDLTSSTAGAFSALGAFHPDHRAERPFPEEDPGPDGEGLLKQGLPPAQLEGLKNFLHQLLETVPQNNENPSVDLLPPKSGPLTVPSWEEAPQVPRIPPPVHKTKVPLAMASSLFRVPEPPSSHSQGSGPSSGSPERGGDGLTFPRQLMEVSQLLRLYQARGWGALPAEDLLLYLKRLEHSGTDGRGDNVPRRNTDSRLGEIPRKEIPSQAVPRRLATAPKTEKPPARKKSGHPAPSSMRSRGGVWR, encoded by the exons ATGGCAACATCAGCTGACAGCCCCAGTTCACCCCTCGGGGCGGAGGATCTCCTGAGTGATTCATCAGAACCCCCTGGGCTCAACCAAGTGTCGTCTGAAGTGACCTCCCAGCTCTATGCTTCTTTGCGCCTCAGCCGGCAGGCGGAGGCCACGGCCCGAGCCCAGCTGTATTTACCCTCCACCTCCCCGCCTCATGAAGGGTTAGACGGCTTCGCCCAAGAATTGAGTCGAAGCTTGTCAGTCGGATTGGAAAAGAACTTGAAGAAAAAG GATGGTTCTAAGCATATCTTTGAGATGGAAAGTGTTCGGGGTCAGCTCCAGACCATGCTCCAAACCTCACGTGATACAGCCTATC GGGATCCTCTCATTCCTGGCGCTGGCTCAGAGAGACGGGAAGAGGACTCCTTTGACAGTGATAGCACAGCCACCTTGCTCAA CACCCGGCCCCTGCAAGACTTGTCTCCATCTAGCTCAGCCCAAGCCCTGGAGGAGCTGTTTCCCCGCTACACCAGCCTTCGGCCAGGGCCTCCACTCAATCCCCCAGATTTTCAGGGGCTGAGAGATGCATTGGATTCAGAGCATACCCGCCGCAAG CATTGTGAGCGCCATATTCAGAGCCTGCAGACCCGAGTGTTAGAGCTACAGCAACAATTAGCCGTGGCTGTGGCTGCCGACCGCAAGAAAGATACCATGATTGAACAACTGGACAAG ACCCTGGCCCGTGTGGTGGAGGGCTGGAACCGGCATGAGGCTGAGCGGACAGAGGTTCTCAGGGGACTTCAAGAGGAACACCAGGCAGCAGAGCTCACCAGAAGCaagcagcaggag ACAGTAACCCGCCTGGAACAAAGCCTTTCTGAGGCCATGGAGGCCCTGAATCGTGAGCAGGAAAGTGCCAGACTGCAGCAACGGGAAAGAGAGACACTG GAGGAGGAAAGGCAAGCTCTGACTCTGAGGTTGGAGGCAGAACAGCAGCGGTGCTGTGTCCTGCAGGAAGAGCGGGATGCAGCTCGggctgggcaactgagtgagcaTCGAGAGTTGGAGACTCTTCGGGCTGCCCTAGAAGAAGAACGGCAGACCTGGGCCCAGCAAGAGCACCAGCTTAAGGAACACTACCAGGCGCTGCAGGAGGAGAGCCAGGCTCAGCTGGAAAGGGAGAAG GAGAAGAGCCAGAGGGAAGCCCAGGCCGCCTGGGAGACCCAGCACCAGTTGGCATTGGTGCAGTCTGAGGTGCGGCGGCTGGAAGGAGAGCTGGATACAGCtcggagagagagagatgccctGCAGCTGGAAATGAGCTTGGTGCAg GCCCGGTATGAAAGCCAGCGGATCCAGCTGGAGTCGGAGCTGGCTGTGCAGCTGGAGCAGCGGGTGACAGAGCGGCTGGCGCAGGCTCAGGAGAGCAGCCTACGGCAAGCAGCCTCCCTCAGGGAACATCACAG GAAGCAGCTGCAGGACCTGAGTGGACAGCACCAGCAGGAGCTGGCCAGTCAGCTAGCTCAGTTCAAGGTGGAAATGGCAGAACGAGAGGAACGGCAACAGCAGGTGGCTGAGGACTACGAGCTCAG ACTGGCCCGGGAGCAAGCGCGAGTGTGCGAACTGCAGAGTGGGAACCAGCAGCTGGAGGAGCAGCGGGTGGAGCTGGTGGAAAGACTGCAGGCCATGCTGCAGGCCCACTGGGATGAGGCCAACCAGCTGCTCAGCACCACTCTCCCGCCGCCCAACCCTCCA GCTCCTCCTGCTGGACCCTCCAGCCCCGGGCCTCAGGAGCccgagaaggaggagaggagggtctGGACTATGCCTCCCATGGCCGTGGCCCTGAAGCCTGTATTGCAGCAGAGCCGGGAAGCAAGGGACGAGCTACCTGGAGCGCCTCCTGTTCTTTGCAGTTCCTCCTCAGATCTTAGCCTCCTGTTGGGCCCCTCTTTTCAGAGCCAGCATTCTTTCCAGCCCCTGGAGCCCAAACCAGACCTCACTTCATCCACAG CTGGGGCCTTCTCTGCACTTGGGGCCTTCCATCCCGATCATAGGGCAGAAAGGCCATTCCCTGAGGAAGATCCTGGACCTGACGGGGAGGGCCTCCTAAAGCAAGGGCTGCCGCCTGCTCAGCTGGAGGGCCTCAAGAATTTTTTGCACCAG TTGCTGGAGACAGTGCCCCAGAACAATGAGAACCCTTCTGTCGACCTGTTGCCCCCTAAGTCTG GTCCTCTGACTGTCCCATCTTGGGAGGAAGCCCCTCAAGTGCCACGTATTCCACCGCCTGTCCACAAAACCAAAGTTCCCTTAGCCATGGCATCCAGTCTTTTCCGGGTCCCTGagcctccctcctcccattcACAAGGCAGTGGTCCCAGCAGTGGTTCCCCAGAGAGAG GTGGAGATGGGCTTACATTCCCAAGGCAGCTGATGGAGGTGTCTCAACTGTTGCGACTCTACCAGGCTCGGGGCTGGGGGGCTCTGCCTGCTGAGGATCTCCTGCTCTACCTGAAGAGGCTGGAACACAGCGG GACTGATGGCCGAGGGGATAATGTCCCCAGAAGGAACACAGACTCCCGCTTGGGTGAGATCCCCCGGAAAGAG